The window TTAGTACAGTTCCTGTAATTCCTAAGTGGTTCCGGAGGAGAACGTGTCTGTCTCAGCACTTCCAAGGTCAGTGAAACATCAATCCACAAATGATGGTGGGAAGCCACACACGCTGCACAGGTGTAACACACGTGTGACCACCACACTAGGGATGGACTAGGGCGTGGGGTTAGGGTTTTCAATCGCAGATCTTGAGGCGTATCATACACACCATAAACACCAAGCTGATGATGTCAGGACAGAAATAATGAAAGTAGAAAAGTGCAGAAGATGAAGGTGCtaaatgaatgagaaagtgtcATGTGAGGTCGGAATTTTGTTCAGTGGTTCCTATGGTTCACCAGGACCTTAATAATTTGTTCTGTGCATCTTAAGTTAAATGAAACTGAACAAAAGTGAAGACTCACTTATAGTTggttataaatgtgtgtttaagaGACATTATTAAATAGATTGATAAATACAAGTTTTATGTCCATGATATGTAGGAATGTACCTGGAATAGAAGACATATCAAGTAGAGGTTTTATCACAAAACTGTGAGGGGTTTCCATGATTGCCTTGGTCACTCTGTGGACACAAGTCAAAGAACCTGAGTGTCAAACAGCAGGTGAGCTAAGCAGAGGTAGGACCCCGTCACCATGGTTACCCCATGACAGGGACATGCTGCTGCAATTGGTGACACTGTACGTACCATCTTCACTCTCCAAAGActatctgataaatgtaaatgtataggtATAAATGTATACTATTTACATTCGTCCACACGTCCCCAACAGGAATCTGGaacgtgttatccgccattgttgtatgtaggacgTGTTTGgagttaaaggtcaggttggtgaaagtgattgtcacgtgtcagcacagcacatggtgaacacagtgaaatttgtcctctgcatttaacccatcaccctgagtgagcagtgggcaccgtgacaggAGCAGTGTCGGCGCCCGACAgtactttaaagtgaagtgacacctcagtggccccttggcggatcgggattcgaaccggcaaccttctgattacggggccgcttccttaaccgctaggccaccactgcccctgtgtgtgttcataacGTTATTTTTGTGCCCCTGTTTAGATTAACGATGTGTTCCGTGGCGGCTGAAACAGATTTAAATGGTAAAAATGGTCACTTCTCGTTTACCGTTTAACTTGCATTTGCAGCTTCAGTGGAGACAGTTCAGTGGTAGGCGAAGGTAAAAGGGCCCAGAACGACGCGCTCTTCTTATCGAGCTACACGACCTGCAACGTTTTCTCCCACCCAGCAGTATACGTTATTTAGGGAGGAGAGATGGTGTCCCTGCTGAGCATGAACTTGTGTGCTCCATCCAGCCTGAGATGAAAGTCCTGGAATCCCATTCGAACGGAACGCTACTCATTGTTGTGATGCAGGATGCAGGGGACATCATGCAGGGGACATCGtgcacagcaacagcagcagcagatcttCTGCTGGACTGGACAACCCTGGGTCTGAACATCTGACCTGCGACAGATTGCTGGGGACGGCTGGGGGCTGACGTTGGGGGTGACACTCGGGGTGCAGGATGGGGTGGACTGTGCTGATGTTGAGACGTTGTCCCCTTTGAAGTCCCCACTAGGCATCTTCAGCTTctacatgaaaaacaaaaatagcgttatgaacacacacagatatacatgtTATATGTAGGTAGAGTATTAGAGTGACGAATATTGTAAAACGCATCGGAGAGCCACCTTTTACACGGCTGCCTCGTACTGTACTTTCCCTTCGGATTTACACCTTTATCCACTTTCATGATGACGGAGATACGATGTGAAAACCAAGAACGGCTTTAAAACAGACGCAGCAGCAACGCGGCGAAGTACCGACTTCCGGCAACACGTTTCACTTCCGGTTCGACCCCCCGTGTTTCTTAAAGGGACAGGCGGGTCACGGAaataccatttttttatttcgttctCATTtcattcttatttcattttaatttctttctcaTTTACCGCCACAGTCTGTCCCCTGCGCCGGCCGGGCCCGTCCTGGTGGGACTCCGTCCTCTGCCTGCTGTCCTGGGCGAGTTCTGGTTAGAAAGAACAGGCCTGTTCGGTCAGATATTATAGCACATTAgcagcattttaatttaataacaatatatataaatggaaaCCTTACCACGATTTCCCTTATTTGtgtccttttatttctttaaataccacgaaataaagcaataaaacaatttAACGCTGTATAAAATGGGACAgtagtttttttgtaattattttacattttcacctAAAACATGTGTTGTTAAGTAATTAAGTAATAATGTTGTTGGGGTTGTACATGATATAGTGATATATTGTAGtccatattatttatttaacaaaaaatgtgacaCGCACCTTATTCCTTGTATAACTCAATAAATGTACATAGAGCtgctttaaaatattacaatttcaaTACTGTCTACATAAACCCCATCAGTAAGACTCACTGATCATGAGCGAGCTCATCATTGAAGAAGATTTGGTTTTAACCGCAGGTGACCTTGTTACAATGACATCACTCGTATGACTCTGggggaagaaaatgaaaaccTCGCATCACTCTTTACATCCACAGTTAATAAACCCATTTAAGACACACAAGTTTATCTGAACAGTGAACAGTAAAATAAGAaaagcaacactgactgactTGACCAGATTTGTATATGAATAAGTTTTTCTGAATCTTTAGTTTTGCTTGATTATAGAACTtgttatatttttaatgattttgcaATGAAACGTTTAAACCTCTTTTGGATTTTACATCTCACCATCTGCACAGCTTTGGTCTGAAGACTGTTCTCTGGCATCAGCTTTACTTTCTACATGACGTGCCTGTAGGTGTCCTGACCAGACTAATGTCCAGTAGAATGGTACCAAGATAAGTGAAGAACCCAATGAGGAATTTAATGAACTGAACCTCTTCCAGgtgtctgaatgtgtgttcTGGAATGACAGGATTTTTCCACGTGACGCAGTCAGTGAAGTCATTGGGTGGAGAGTGGGGTGCCACGTCAAAGGCGTCATCGTAGCTGAAAAAATGGCGTCTTATGACACCAGGGGATGACATCCCACAgagctgaaaataaaaatgcagcaaacatttacaaactcatacacatacacactttcaccAACGTCAAAAGGGACTAATATCAAtcattataaacacacacagcctgtccTTTAGTGAAATCCACTGCTGACGTCCCGCAGAAGAGAAAACtatattttttaatctttttcaaatatatatattcctgcAACCAGTAGATGCTGATAAGGATCTTCTGTTGAACATGAACTTGATTATGGACTAAATAAGTGCTGATATTCTAGACTTATTTGATTCCATTGTCTTAAAGGCTGTGAAAAAAGGAATATCAGCACAGTAGCCCACAGGGAGGCTCTTCCAAACTTAGGAGAATTAGAATCCCTTTTTCCAGTATGTTCCTGTTTAATGGGATGCAGGATGTAGgtcattatatttttttctgtccatatTGGCTACAGATATAGCTGAATGTTGACggtcatgtggtctgatgagtccagacTTCCTGTTTCAGAGTGATGGTACATCCGGCTATGGAGAGAGGCGGATGAAGTGATGCAGCCATCATGGCCAGTTCCATTTTCCCCCCCTGACCTGTCACTAACACAGCTGACACATgaaattgtgtatgtgtatcatTCACGGCACCCTTTTTTATTCAATTACAATTACGGAAAAAACGGGATGGGGgatttggaggaggatggagaaTGAACACTGACAATCTGCTTCTGTACCTGCTTATAccaacacagcagaaaaaatacCGCAACAAGCAACGTCTGTATTAATCACAGCAAATAATcgatattaaatgttatttaacagcacacagtacTAATAAGTACAAGACATGTtcggtgtgtctgtgtgagcccTAATCTTTACCCCTATGTGCACATCTGAGTCCACGAAGTTTCTCCGTATCTCCATGTAAGTGGTTAATAGTGTATGTGGGGACCCACAGCCCCGCCAACCTGAGGACATGACGAGAGCCTCTGAGAGGGGGGGGCTCGGCCCCTGGGGACCGTGGTATTGTGCCTTCAGAGACCCAACAGAGCCAGGAGGGCCAGACCCTGCCATGCAGCCAGAACCACCCAGACGCGGAGAACCACCCAGTTCCTACAACGCCAGGATTCATCAGGCCCAAATAATGCAAGCGTGGATCAGGGAGGAAGAGACGACCTTTTCACACCTAGACTGGCCATTAACCCTGGTGAGAATCTTTGagatgtgctggagaagaattTGTACAGCAGTGCGATGGACCATCATCTCTACAAGATTTTTACTAAAGATGAGAATGAGGTTCATTAAAAAGGCAGGAGGCCTCAGGGCCGGTTCTGTTTACAGACTCTAAAGGTCACTTGTGGTGACCATCTAACACAAGACTAGCTAGTGTGTCTATGTACTTACATTTTCATAGGGATAAATAGCTTAAACTAATAAATGTTAAGTAAGAATCACATGACTGTTCAGTTGTCCTGCATCTATGTTCCGTTTTACACACTTGCAGACTGCACAGTCTGTCCCTCATTTCCTCTCTTATTATGGCCGTCAGAAACTAAATAACAGGAAGCTTGTGACCTGCAGCTCTTCTGATGAAACATACTTGATTCATTGTTGAATGGAGATTGTTACATTAAAAACAAGCCATCAGGGTTTAGTAGAGCTTTAATAACAGCTCCACCCCAATAGCACTGGTCAACGGTACTAAAACTTTCTAGATGTGCTATTCTGCAATTTCAAAGAATTTAGTTCATTGGAAATGATGTCAATAAAGTGAAGTAGTAGCAGCgatatttgaaataaaagcagTCACCCAGTCTTGTTCAGGAGGCGTCTGTTGCAGCAGAAGTTGATTGGAGTCTGGTTTTAAAGAATGATTATTAACAGGAAAACTCTTACCTGCTTTGGAGACTTCTCTGGTATGTTATGTCCTCTACCTGTCTCTTCACATGTCTGCATGTACACGTTTATCTGATTTTGACTGCCCACGAGGCTTCTGACCACAGCTGACCTGTGGTTCTAAGTACACGACTCAGTCATGTGGCGCAACTAAGTCAGGTTAAAATATaaccccacaaaaaaacaacaagtacCCTACGGCTGCCATTTTAGTGGGAACAATTCTTGAGGgaatttttgattttgaaatgtTGGCTGAAATACTTCAGGAAGATGATAATAGACAAGCATGTGGTATGGGCACACATTCTGCAGCTCAGAGAGGACCACCTAGGTGAGTAACACTAACATTTAGTGCTATTTAAATGTGGTATTTGTCATATGCAATATGGTCTAAATGCCATGAAATAGTTCAGCCATTGATGAACACATtgtaaaaaatggcaacaatatTATCAGTTATTAGAGGACATTTATTCTCACAAGGTGAATTAACATGGTTCTTTGTCATGTGTTCTGTTTTAAGGTATAGGATATCCTCTGCTCAGCTGACTCACATGAGAGACTTAGGCTTTAGCTGGATATCTATATCTCGAATAGTTTCTGTGAACATTCAGACATTATACAACCACAGAATACTGGAAAATGGGAATTTCACCAACATTAATAATGAGCAGCTTGATCATCTAATTACTAAGATCCTTCAAAGAACCCCTGGCTCAGAAGAGACCTTCATCACTGGCAGTTTGAGAGGGACAGGTATCAGAGATCAGAAATTGCAAATACGAGAACGATTAAGAATAGTGCATCCAGTGGGAAGAGCCTTACGAGGTCGAACGGAAATTCAACGTCCtcatcctcgtcttcctccgcttatccgggtccgggtaGGAAATCCCAGACAGCcttctccccagccacctccaccagctcatTCTGCATGACCCCAAggtgttcccagaccagactggagatatcatttctccagcgtgtcctgggtcgacgCGTGGGCCTCCTGCccaatgtggaggagcagcggttctactctgagtccctcccgaatgtctgagctcctcaccctatctctgcgcctggccaccctacggaggaaactcattttagCTACTTGTAACCGCGATCTCGTTGttttggtcattacccaaagctaaTGACCATAGGAGAGGTTTTGGACAAAGATCGagcggtaaatcgagagccttgctttctggctcggctccctcctccttctcccctcactcgtgaacaagaccccgagatacttaaactcctccacttgaggtaGGACCTCTCCCCCGCctcggagttggcaagccactcTTTTCTGGTCGAGAACCacggtctcagatttggaggtgctgatcctcatcccagccgcttcacactcggctgcgaaactacccagcaagagctgaaggtcagagcctgatgaagctaggaggaccacatcatctgcaaaaagcagagacgagattctcctgctaCCAAActtgacaccctccacaccacggctgcgcctagaaattctgtccatataggttgtGAACAGAACCAAATACAAAGAgcagccctggcggagtccaaccctcaccgggaacaggtccgacttactgccggctatgcgcactcacgctcctctggtacagggactgaatggcccttaaaaaaggccatccaccccattcTCCAGGAGCAACACCCCAACCTTCTCAAAATCCACAAagcacatgtggattggttgggcaaactcccatgccccctccatcaccctagcaagggtaaagaactggtccacagttccaagGCCAGGACGAAAAcaacattgctcctcctcaatctgaaaCTATAAATCGGTGGGTTTGacgagctcctcaaagtattccttccttGAAGTCCCCCTGctggacaatggagtccccagtcggagtACTATCTAGAACttgtcccagggactccaaaaagggtgggtactctgagctgttattttgCGCATtcaggacccattccccgaCCCGAAGGCGCAGGGAAGATACCCTCTCGTTccccggggtaaaccccaaaaaacaagctgagagtcttgggccaaaaagccaaccccagccctccgcctctaAGCGCTAGGGCAGTCAACCCATTGTCTGGTGATGGAAATCATGGGACAGAACTCTTTACCACAGCATGTAACCTGCTTCAAACTAATGCTTAGTTGGCAGCTACAACTGTTGATGCATTTCTTAATCGGGGGCATATAGTGCATGAAAGCAAATTAATCCAATAATGTGATTTTGTAAAGACTGCATTTGCAAAAGACTATTTTAAAGTGTTATTTAATTTGACATTTGTTCTACCACAATCATTACtaaaaagacaataaatcaGACTTATTTATTTGCACCCATAACAACAGTctttatattgtaatattcaaGTGGCAATATAGAGTAAGTGAATAGCATAAGTAAACTATGaactttaaaacagaaaaaaacatattttctaCGACAGCAAAAAATTACGATTCAACTAACTGGATAACAAAATTTCACCAAATCCACATTATTAAATCTGAAACAGAAACTATGGCTTGATCTACAGTATCAAATAACCTAACTAATATTTACTGTATTGAAGGAAATTCTGAAGCAATTAACACACTTACACAAGAcgggaaaaatgaaataaagcacaaTTGGAAACCGGGAGTGGGTGGTAAGTTCAATTCTTGTCGTTGGAGAGGAGCCAAGTGCAGCAATGTGGTCACATCCGGCGAAGAAAACAGAGAGACTTGTGTGTAGTCTTTTGCAAATGCAGTCTTTACAAAATCACATTCTTGGATTAATTTGCTTTCATGCGCTATATGCCCCTGATTAAGAAGTGCGACTGTGACCATCAACTCCTCCATGAAACACAAATCACCATGTCAGCAAAATAAACtattagattattatttttcacatgATTAATGCCAGAATGGATTATAGCTATTTAACATGGTTTAGAAAGGATTCAAATTTTAATATGAACAGGAAGTGGGACTAGACATAATCTCTGAATAGGAAACTGACCCAGAAAGTATATTCAgtttattaattgttttgtCATCTCAAATCACAGAGAATTTATATAATCTTAAACAAGGGGAATAATAAATCTAATGTTCATCAAACTTACAAAATACCCACCACACTTCATTTGGGACTGAGACATTCTAGACCCTTTGTTGAATTGTCCTTCGACCTCGTAAGGTCCTTCCCACTGGATCCTCTATTGTTAATCGTTCTCGTATTTGCCATCACAAACTCCAGTGATGTAGGTCTCTTCTGAGCCAGGGGTTCTTCGAAGGATCTCCGTAATTAGATGATCAAGCTGCTCATTATTAATGTTGGTGAAATTCCCATTTTCCAGTATTCTGTGGCACGATgtgaaacaaaaggggaaaagaCAAACtagcccacaggcgtgtggtgattgccagtgctgggtcttcacGCACTGGATCCTGGCTGgagctgggtgtggtggtggggcagggttcgatccctggctcggGCTCTGGCCGATCgaactccaccctcagtctctccaggaagtcctgaaaaccccttctgtccatctctccatctcgccccagccccatgttgacccagtcagacgcgtgaggatggtggtgatcttctccgcGTCTGatagggagggaagagcagcaaagtacacgccAGAGGATGTTATAAAAGACTGGCTCCGCTGAAAGGTCCTGGTACCAGAGGGacgtcccacacggggctgggcacgttggtggagatgaaggtgggtgtgtggtgtggagggtggtggacgtccaCTACAGCATATGGGGGCCCTGGAGAGGTGGATTCcccgcgaggcagtcccggcagcgcagttgctggcctgatccaccagct of the Denticeps clupeoides chromosome 18, fDenClu1.1, whole genome shotgun sequence genome contains:
- the LOC114768091 gene encoding putative monooxygenase p33MONOX isoform X1, whose amino-acid sequence is MQTCEETGRGHNIPEKSPKQLCGMSSPGVIRRHFFSYDDAFDVAPHSPPNDFTDCVTWKNPVIPEHTFRHLEESHTSDVIVTRSPAVKTKSSSMMSSLMIKLAQDSRQRTESHQDGPGRRRGQTVAKLKMPSGDFKGDNVSTSAQSTPSCTPSVTPNVSPQPSPAICRRSQLSPVPVQPNNREMGGNEGAGGDRWTFFASTRSVVQNSTSDPGSKSSSSGPFTLQSYFGVQKSSTLDGMKTQVSLTVEDPINQAHITDAGDGKVVQRPHKLKPRDMNILTPSGF